ATCAAGTCCGCCCGTGTTAATGAGTTTCCATGAGTGATCGTACCAGTACATTGCGGCAGTCATGATGTTCCGTCCAGTTTAGCGATGACGCGAGCGCTGATATTGAGCTTATTTTTATTGACGGCGGTCGCAAGAATGACTTTGAAGATACCAGCTTCGCAAGAGAGAGAAACCTGGCTGTAGTGGCTGATGAGGTATTTGAGTTTTTGAAGAATATCCAGCGATGGATTGACGACATCAATCGTGAGTGTTTGATCGGATTCTGAAAAACCGGTATCGTACACAGAGACCGCGCCGTCCAAGGTGTCAACGACGCTGCCCCGGCGACTCGCTGAATATGGGTTATTCACCTTTACATCATGTAATAGTATGATCCCGTTTGGATCATACGTTATAGCGGCAATTGAAATCATACTGACCCCAACAGGAATTGTTCGGCATCAGAATTAACGCGAACACGAATGTATTTCATAATCTGGAACCAGATTGCTTCTAGGTGAGGTTCCAAGCCGGCGGCTTCGACAGTAATCAGCGCGTCGCCTCGTTCTATTCTCCGAGTCTCTGCTTGAATCTTTTCAATCGTGGCTTTCGTGAGTTGCTTTTGCAGTTCAAGCGCTGCTTCGCGTCGCTTGTTCTCAAGATCGATTTGTTCTGTTATTTGCAGCTTTGTGTATGTATCGGCACTGCCTAATGATCCGAATAGCGAACCTAACAAGTCGCCGGTCCCGCTAATCGTTTCATTAATGCTCGAAAACGCGGCTTCGACTTGCTTAGTTTGCGCTTCCAGGTTAGCTACATTCAGAGTAACAAACGCCTCGATGTTCTTGATTCTTTCGTTACTGGCTATTTCCTCCATTTTAATGCGGAAGCTATCGGCTTCTTTCGTCGCCTTTTCTACTTTCTTCGCATTATCTTCTGCGGCGGTAGAGACGGCGGCAAAAGCGCCAGTGGCTTTTACGGTCTTACCGTCAATACTACTGTACGAAGTGACTAGCGCGCCATTTGCGGCGACGACGCCTTCAATATTCGTGCGATATTGTTCTACCTTGACGTTATCAGGCAGTTTTAATTCCGGCAATCCTTCCAGTGTGCCGATATATTTTTTTGTCGAATCATTGGCGTCTTTTGTCTTTTCGTCAATCTTGTTGAGTTGCGCTAGTATGCCATCCCATGAACTAACCGGGACCGGCTTTGCGAGGAAGTTAACAAGATCGGTATATTCTTTATCGGCGTCTCTTATGCTTTGTTCATATCGCGCGATTTCCGATATAGCGCCGTCAAAACTGGTTACTTTTATGGTTGATGGGGCATTATTCTCAAGCTCTTTAGATGTTCCAATCCATTCGTCTACCCGATTTTTTAGCGCAACAAACCCATCGGCAATGTCGGCAGCGGCGGTTCCGGCTGACGCGCCCTCATACCCGGCTAGCCAATCCGGCCATGACCAATCCGCCAGCTTATCGGCAGGAATCAGGAATTGCGCAATAGCGCCCGCCGCAACGCCAAGCGCAACCGCTATACCGGCTGGACCTGTGATAGCCGCCGCTGCTAGCAACGCCTCCGCTTTGAGCGCCGCTAGTGCTGGTGTGACCTTGCTTCCGAATGCGATAAACGACAAAAGCGCGGTATCTAAAAATCCTGTTGCGGTATTCAGTCCAGACCCAAAACCGATAATGGTCCCGATAAATCCTTGCGCTTCCGGCGTTGCATCCTTAAATGCCGTGGCTAGTTTATTAATTCCTTCCAGAAATGGTTTTAACCCGCCTAGTTCTCCAGCGGTTATTCTAACAATTCCTGATATTGCGTCAACAACCCGCTGGATAGACTCGGCTAGTTTGTCTGGTGTGCTAATGTCAATATCGCCAAACAAGGCTTCAAACGCAGCCTTGCCTTGCTCGCCAAGTGCTTTTAAAGAATTAACAAGCGGCTGAAAATCAACTTGTGATAGAGCATCAGGAAGATTTCTTGCAACAGTCCGAAAGATATTTTCAAGCTCAGCCAGTTGCGGATTCAATAACTCAAACAACGGATCAAGAGAACCCGCTTCGATGGTCTTTTTGAATTCAATCGCAAGAGCGCCAAGCGATGAAATAACGCCGGTCGTATTAACTTCAAACTTATCGCCAAGACTGGTCAGTAATTGGCGGAAAGACTCATTGGTTGACGCAATGATTTGTTGTGCAGACTGTAATCGTAGATTTACCTCCTTATCGATACTCCCTCCCGCCTCTTTCGTGATTTGGGCGGATAATTTCATGGTGTCATTCCAGGCAGTTAAGACTGGAATCATCTTATCGTATTGCTCTTTACCAAAGAGCGTTGCCGCTGCCGATGATTGTTGCTCGTTAGTGAGTTTAATAAAGTTTGGAACAATCGTATCGAGAAGCTCTTTAATAGTTCCTATGGGTTTCCCGGCGGAATCAAACTTAACGCCAAGATCAATCATTTGCGCCGCCATGGCTTCAGTAGGATTGCGCAAATTAACGAATGACGAGCCTAGCGCGTTTGCCGCTTCTGACCCACTACCAAAAACGTCGATAACTTTTGAAAGTAGCGCGGCGGTATCTTCAAACGATAATCCGGCCAATTTAGCAACCGGCGACAGATCAGAGAAGCCTTGTGCTAATTCAGTAAAGGAAGACTTGGTAAGGTCAGCCGTTTTATTGATAACATCTGAGAATCGTTTTGATACGCTAATTGCATCTTCGTTGGCAACCTGGAATCCAGCGAGAGAGCCATTGATGATTTTAACGGCTTGATCGAAATTCACTCCGCCAGCAATAGACAAATCAAGTGCTGATTGGACAAGAGTTAAGCTATCGCTGATTGAAAATCCAGCCGCTTTAAAATCAGCGGTGGCCGTTGCGACTTGATTGGCGTTCTGCCCATATTTGAGCGCAACTTCGTTAATTGCGTCCGCGAACTGTCTTGCTTTTCCCTCGCTATCATCTAGTTGTTTTTGAAGATCAAGCAGTGATGACTGAAACTTAACGGATTCGTTATAAGCGAGTCCGCCAATAACGCCGGCAACCGCAATAAACGCCGCCTGAACAATAGCCAGCTTATCGGATAGCTTTGCGAATGGCTCTGTAATATCTCCAACAGAGTTATTTAGGTCTTGTAAGCTCTTCCCGACCTTATTTGCGGTCTGAGTGACCTCATCAGTCCCACGAAAAATAAGCTCGACAACGCTTTGCAGGTCAGCCATTATTTTATCGCTCTTGCCTTATCTTCATAATACATTCCCCATAGCTCGCACTCTACCGTTGTCAATTGTCCTTGCGGAAATAAATCAGGGCGACACTCAAAGAGAAATCGCCCTTTCATATCGCAAAGCTGCAAAGCCATCACGACATCGGGGATTCCGTAGAGCGCGGCACTTTTCCCAAATCTGGCCCAAGCCCGGTAAGCTCAAGGATTTTATTGGTAAGCTGATACCCGACAACCGGGTATAGAGCAAATAGCCGAATAGCGTCTTCGCGCGCAATCTTCGGATCGACGCTCCCGAAGACCAAATGATCGAACCGCTTGGAAAGGTCTTCGGGAGGTTCCCCATCGGCCCCGAAGAGCTTTTTCAGCGCGTCGGCTTTGTCTGGAGTGTGCCGCACTAGCCAGCGCCTCGACAGTCGCCGCATAGAGCCTTGCACGGCCCTGTGCGTCGTTTGCCGTGGCAATCTCCACGCCCGTCAATCCGCGCACCGTCCATATCGGCTTGGCGTCTTCAGGGAACCAGTGGGCCAGATCATCGACCGAAACTTCCGCCGTCCGTGGCGATAGTTGCGATGCACAAGACCGGAATCGCTCAAGATCGAAGCTCATATCTTAGAGTCCAGTAAAGTCTACGCTGGCCTGTTCCGGAGATACCGTGAAAGACCCTTGCGGGGAACTCTTCACGCCGAACGTGCGCGCCACGCCAAGTACGCCTTGGGTCAACTGATACGCGGAACCAGAGCGCGACGGCTTAAACCGGAAGATCAGCTTTTGCCCGACCTTGCTCAGAATGCCGTCCGTGACGCCGGATTGCAGCGCGGCGGTAAAGCTGGCTTGGCCCAAACTGGACGATACAGAACCCACGTTCCCATCATAATAAGATTCGGAATTTGTGGTATTGGAAGTCTCCGCCGGCACCCAATCGCGAGAGTTAGCGATTTCCGCAAAAACAGGGGTCGCCACTCGAACGCGTACCGACTTCGCCACGGACCCGGTATGAATCAGCGGGAGCGCGGCGGCGAATGTGAGTCTACCGCGCAAGTAATCCACAGAATACACGGGATAGTCATAACGCTCTTGATGAGTGCCGACGACTTGATAGATTTCATCAGCGGTAATCGGCGCTGCGGTAATCGAGGTTAAGCGCACTTGAGCCACCTCGATTGAGCCGACCGGAATAAATGGAGGACCACCGGAAGCGCCGCGCGTCTCGGAATGCGCAGTCGTTGCCGTTCCGGCGACAACAGCATAAGCGCCGCTGGAGTTCACCGTGATGCTGTTGATGATATGCGTGTTCGTCGAAGACCCGCGTGTGCAAGTCAAATCAGTATCAGCGGCAACGGTAATCTGCCCAGTGGTCGCACTCGCGCCCGTCATGCCGGGAGCCATCAAAACGACAGCAGCGGCATCAACCATGTCATTAGTAGTACTGACTGCTGGAATAACCGCGCCGCCATTAATGACGCCGTACGGACCAATCACCGGCTCATAGCCGCTCGCTTGACTCCACGGCGTAGACGTTGCGGTGAAAATAGCATGGTCGCCAGAATCTGTTAGCGCGGCGAATGCCTGCTGACTAGCGGCGCTCTCGTATTCAATCGTTTGAGTGGTCAAAATGGCCATGATGTTTCTCCATCAATAAGGGCTACCGGCGATATGCCGATAAGTCAAATCAAACCGAGCAACAGCGCCTATTAGTACACTGCCAGTTTCAGAAAAAAGAGTTGCTCCGCCGGTATACGTCAAATCTTCAGCCAACCCGCCCAGCGTCGGATCGGTGCCAAGTGCCGTTGAAATCAAATAAGCAAGAAGTGAATTAGCAGCCGTGGTTCGGCTGGCGTCTTCGTCGTAACGATTAATCGCCTCGACAGTTAAGCTGGCGACCACTAAAACATCATCATAGTCGCGACTTAAAACCGTTTCCTCTCCCTCGATCAGCGCATAAAAAGGCGTTTCGTCGTAATCCTGTGGATAGGGATTACGGGTTGCTTTCAATCGAGTTGCTAGCGCGGCTATTGCGAGTTCACGTTTGGCGGTTGCCATTAGTCTTCACCCGTGCCATCACCAGCGGGAGGCGGATTTTTTTGAATCAGCCAACTTGTCTCTGCGTCGATCGCTTTCTGCAAATATTCGCTCAACTCTGTCCCTAAGTCGGTAGTGACCGATTCAAACATCTGCCCTGGACCTGGGCCATATAGCACGGTATAAGGTAACCGGCTATTCGGATTAATGGCGTTCTTCATACCTTGAGAGCGCAATACCTCATTCCTAACTGCAATGAGGTATCCGCCGCTATTCTTTGCGGGAACCCAGAATCCGCTTAATATTTTGACGGGTGTCTTTTTGACTTTAACGACAATCGGATCAGACGGCCTACCAGCACGAAATGGAAATAGAGACGTTAAAAAATTCTCCATTCGTGTTCCAGTTTTCTTGCTCGATAAAATAGCCCTAAGCTGATTCGAGTTAGCGCGATTGTTAAATAGTTGTGCCGGCCCATCCAATTTGCTCTTGATCTTGCTAGACGACAAATTAACTTGCTTTGCTATTTCCTGAGAAAATCTCGTTCTTGCGCGTGAAGCCGTTTTATTCAACCCGCGATAGAGCGCCTTGGTTGCGCCGTTCTTGATATAAGCAAGGCGCTCACGTACTTCATTCAGTTGCTGTTCGTTGACTTCAACTTCAATCATCGCCAGCCCTTACGATAATCCGAGAAAAATAGCCATCATCGGAGTCACGTTTCAGCACGATATATCGATCCGATCCTATGGTAATCACGTCATTTCGACGCGGTATGTTTCCAGCAAGATCAGCGATTGCAATCGTAATGATCGTCTGCTTCTCAATAGCTGACGTGGCTTCGGTTAGTGGATTCACTACGTCTTTATCGACGATAGCGACCACGGTTAATTCATCATCCGTGGAATCAACCGTATAAGTCGCCGCATCTCCAAAGAACGACTTGATCAGTGGAACAGCAGTCCCGTTCATCAAGTCGCTAAAATCCGACATGGGTTACTCCCAACCGAAGATCGAATAAAGCTCAGTCGCCAGAGCTTCAGACCCATTGTTGAGATACGCCCATGCCGTGATATTGCCGCGCATCACGCCAGCACTCCCATAGGACCGCCGATCAGCCTGACTTTGCAAGTCGTGGATGCGGCGGTAGCGGTTTCCCAAACCGTGCCGATGGTATGCTTTCCGCCAGTGGCAACACCAGAAGCGAACGCGGCTTTAAGCTGCGAGCCGGTAGTGCGATAGAACACGCGATTTCCATTCGTCTTTGCGCCAGTCGCAACAGCAGCCAGCGGAAATACACCTTCCAGCGCAATCGCGATTTTCTGGCCTGCACCGGTGGCTGAATTCAGCGCAACCCCAACCATGCGATTGATAACTAGCAACTGGCCATTAGCGACAGCGCCGCTCGTCGTGTAGTTGAAAACTTCGCCTTCAGAAAGACTTTGAGCCATGACTGTATCCTCAAACTGAGTAACCAGCCGCCCAATCATGGGCGGCATGATGGAATGGATTAGTTGCCGCGATACTTGTGAACAGCGCGGAAATCGAGCGCGGACACGCCGAAGTCAACGCCCACCAAATAGCTAGTGCCTTGACCATCCCACTCTTCGTTTTCCCGCATGTACGGTTCGGCCATGCCATTCAGGAAAGCGACCTCAAACGTGTCGAAGATGTTCGGATCAGCCAGCAGATACCACGCTGCGGTGCCGTAAGTCTGTCCATCGAGCCGGGCATCCGTGATGACCTCGTAGCGACCGCTGAACGGATTTGGCGGCAAGGTTGCCCCAGTGCCAGCCGGGTCGTAAGTCGCGGCCATGAGCACGCGCGCGGTGTGCTCAAGCGCCTTCGGGACCATCAGGAACCGTGGCTGGATATTCAGCACCGCGCTAGTGTTCGGGTCGGTCTGCTTAGCCATGGCCACGGCAGCGGTATTCAGCGTCGCGACAGTGGGAGCGGTGGATGCAGCCACATAGTTCTTATGGCTTGACGTGTCGAAAAGCGCCGTAGAGTCCTGATTCAGAGTCGGACCGGTGCCATTCAGCAGCGCATAAGTGATGTCGCCAACCTTCCGATTGCCGGCCAGGCCCATTGCGCGGGGAATAGCCGACAGGGCACGCAGATCGTCGTTGATGATCAGCTTGCGAGTGATGCGGTATTTCTTCGCATAGCTCACCAGCTTGATCGTTTCCTTACGATCCGTGAACTTGCCGTAAGTGATGTCTCCATCTTCCGGGACTTCATCCAAGCCGGTGAAGCCGGAAAGGCCGCTAATCTCTGCGGTCTTGAAATCCGGCAAGGTGCCGCGCCGCGTCCAGGTCTGCCACGTTTCGGGAGCCTCTTCCCACCCTTTCAGCAGCGACTTGTTAGCGACATTAGCAAGGATATTGGTGAAGTCGGACGTGGTTTGCCCAGCAGCGCGATACGTCAACGCGCGAAAGGCTACGGCGTCATCGTCCATCGCTTGTGTGTTGATGCCGTGCATCCGGCAATAATCGCCAGCGAGCACGATCAACCGCTTGCCCACGAATCCACCAGCCCGCGCGCCGTCAATCGACTTGCGGTCGGTCAGGACGCCGGCTTTCACAAGCATCGCTTCGGTAAATCCGTTGCGGAATTTCTCAGTCTGATCTTCGCCCATGCGGACACCAGCACCCAACGGTCGCGGCTGATAAGCAGGGGAGGCGGCGGGTTGAGCGCGACTGGCAACGCCAAAAACTTGCACGCCATCAGGCACGGTTCCTTGGTTGGAAGCCGGTTCCGCTTCGCCGCCCAGCGTCTCCATCACAATCTTGCGAGTTTGATCGGCGCTCCATCCTTCATTCAGCGCTTGCGCTCGAATGCCGTCATACACCGAATCACGGGGGACAATTGGATTAGCAAAGATGCCATCGATTTCTTTCAGTCGATTGCGCTCATCCAGAACTGCTTTAGCGCGTATGGCATCGATTTGACGAATCGGCACAACCGGATCAGTGCCAGCGCCATGATTATCAGTAGTCCCGACTTCGACAGCCGGCGTTTGAGTTTCATCAGCCATTGCATTAACTCCACTTAAAGACCGATTAATTCCAACGGATGCGTCCGCCGGCACCGTTACGACACTTGATTCAAGTAGCGTCCATCCAGTCACGCGGATGTCGTTACTATTTGCTTGTTCTTCAAATTTGTTGACTTGATAGCCAATAGAGATATTCTTTAAAAACCCGTCACGCACATCATTAAATACTTCAATGGCTTTCTTGTTATTTGAAAACCGCAAGACGCCACGCAATTTTCCATCCTTGATTTTAATTCGCTCCACCACGCCGATTGGCTCATCGGTATTGTGATTCCATAGCAGCGGCAATCCATCGCCGGCCCGACTCAAATCAACGGCGTCTGAATCGTGAACAAGAATCTCTCGGCCAAAGAATCGATCAACTGGCGATTCGCTGGATAGCGACGCGGGAACGGTTCGGCTTTCGAGATTGGCTTCCCGCAAATCTAGCGTTGCAAACCGCTCAAAGCGGCCATCTTGCAACGCGCTTAGGTCTCTTGTACTCATGCCGCTTGATCCTGTACTGGAGCCTCTTGTGGCGTTTGCTGTTTCGGCTGCGAATCCAGCGGCGGGCGCACGTCCAGCGGGTCGGCCATAAGCTGCGCGTCAACCGTTGCTGGGTCTCCGCCCAAGTCTCTAATAACCTGCTGTCTGCTTCTAAAGCCGGCCTCGACCATGGCTTGAAATGCTTCGATTTCTTTCTTTGGATCGATCCACGGGATTTGCGGCGGGCGGATTTCAGGACGATAGAGACTCATCTCATCAACGCCGGCCGGTACGCGCAACAGACCGGAAAGCCGAGACGCATCAATAAATCGACGCCAGACCGGCAAATAGAATTTCTCGCGAAGGTAGTCAAAGATACGGCGATAATGCGCAACCGTCTCAACCAGTTCTTGCCGTTGCGCGGAATACGTGCCGTTGTAGTTCTTGGCGATACTGGAAAATCTCGTGCCGGTCCCGGACGCAATGGCCCGCAGTTGTGAATTGCGGAATAGCTCAAGATTCGGATTCGGGCGTTTCGAGTCGATAACGCCGACATCCTCACCCGGCTGTAATCCGTCGAAGATTAAACCAGGTTCCATTGAAAATGAACGGCTCCCGGTTTGGCTCTCTTCGCCAGTCGTAGTGACGGTATCCGATAGCGCCGAATCGCGCTTGATGAAAGCAGTGAGTGCGGCGGCAACTCGCGCGGCA
This portion of the Vampirovibrionales bacterium genome encodes:
- a CDS encoding DUF2190 family protein → MAQSLSEGEVFNYTTSGAVANGQLLVINRMVGVALNSATGAGQKIAIALEGVFPLAAVATGAKTNGNRVFYRTTGSQLKAAFASGVATGGKHTIGTVWETATAASTTCKVRLIGGPMGVLA
- a CDS encoding HK97 family phage prohead protease encodes the protein MSTRDLSALQDGRFERFATLDLREANLESRTVPASLSSESPVDRFFGREILVHDSDAVDLSRAGDGLPLLWNHNTDEPIGVVERIKIKDGKLRGVLRFSNNKKAIEVFNDVRDGFLKNISIGYQVNKFEEQANSNDIRVTGWTLLESSVVTVPADASVGINRSLSGVNAMADETQTPAVEVGTTDNHGAGTDPVVPIRQIDAIRAKAVLDERNRLKEIDGIFANPIVPRDSVYDGIRAQALNEGWSADQTRKIVMETLGGEAEPASNQGTVPDGVQVFGVASRAQPAASPAYQPRPLGAGVRMGEDQTEKFRNGFTEAMLVKAGVLTDRKSIDGARAGGFVGKRLIVLAGDYCRMHGINTQAMDDDAVAFRALTYRAAGQTTSDFTNILANVANKSLLKGWEEAPETWQTWTRRGTLPDFKTAEISGLSGFTGLDEVPEDGDITYGKFTDRKETIKLVSYAKKYRITRKLIINDDLRALSAIPRAMGLAGNRKVGDITYALLNGTGPTLNQDSTALFDTSSHKNYVAASTAPTVATLNTAAVAMAKQTDPNTSAVLNIQPRFLMVPKALEHTARVLMAATYDPAGTGATLPPNPFSGRYEVITDARLDGQTYGTAAWYLLADPNIFDTFEVAFLNGMAEPYMRENEEWDGQGTSYLVGVDFGVSALDFRAVHKYRGN
- a CDS encoding phage tail tape measure protein — its product is MADLQSVVELIFRGTDEVTQTANKVGKSLQDLNNSVGDITEPFAKLSDKLAIVQAAFIAVAGVIGGLAYNESVKFQSSLLDLQKQLDDSEGKARQFADAINEVALKYGQNANQVATATADFKAAGFSISDSLTLVQSALDLSIAGGVNFDQAVKIINGSLAGFQVANEDAISVSKRFSDVINKTADLTKSSFTELAQGFSDLSPVAKLAGLSFEDTAALLSKVIDVFGSGSEAANALGSSFVNLRNPTEAMAAQMIDLGVKFDSAGKPIGTIKELLDTIVPNFIKLTNEQQSSAAATLFGKEQYDKMIPVLTAWNDTMKLSAQITKEAGGSIDKEVNLRLQSAQQIIASTNESFRQLLTSLGDKFEVNTTGVISSLGALAIEFKKTIEAGSLDPLFELLNPQLAELENIFRTVARNLPDALSQVDFQPLVNSLKALGEQGKAAFEALFGDIDISTPDKLAESIQRVVDAISGIVRITAGELGGLKPFLEGINKLATAFKDATPEAQGFIGTIIGFGSGLNTATGFLDTALLSFIAFGSKVTPALAALKAEALLAAAAITGPAGIAVALGVAAGAIAQFLIPADKLADWSWPDWLAGYEGASAGTAAADIADGFVALKNRVDEWIGTSKELENNAPSTIKVTSFDGAISEIARYEQSIRDADKEYTDLVNFLAKPVPVSSWDGILAQLNKIDEKTKDANDSTKKYIGTLEGLPELKLPDNVKVEQYRTNIEGVVAANGALVTSYSSIDGKTVKATGAFAAVSTAAEDNAKKVEKATKEADSFRIKMEEIASNERIKNIEAFVTLNVANLEAQTKQVEAAFSSINETISGTGDLLGSLFGSLGSADTYTKLQITEQIDLENKRREAALELQKQLTKATIEKIQAETRRIERGDALITVEAAGLEPHLEAIWFQIMKYIRVRVNSDAEQFLLGSV